The following proteins come from a genomic window of Legionella cherrii:
- a CDS encoding alpha/beta fold hydrolase — translation MSSSLYSFPTIFHQIIQHKNKNPQKVAYRFINKDRESGYITYDELCRQVFYLGYQIQQRTNPQDRVILCAQPGLDFIVGFYACLATGTIAVPLIPPLNKMMMNRFLHIINNVEAQLILFDKKTSHMLRIDQNTDQFMPHLLKPLLRVSSLHEHLLNQLKDTRLDTLFIDPSQEVNPPSEIAYPCAENDVAFIQYTSGSTSDPKGVLVTHANLMDNSSIIKEMCQNSEKNSEDMITYSWLPPYHDMGLIAGIIQPTYAGGTSIILPTLDFIQRPARWVEGISKYRCNLTGGPNFAYELCALKTPADLLNQLDLSCLLAAANGAEPIHYKTMELFYNTFAKAGLKRNVFLPCYGLAESTLMVSGKSSLTDDITFSVNKKKLKHNLIEACGIETEKTVLVSSGTPRMPLKIVNPNDQNECASLEIGEIWVQSRSVAKGYYNNPDETEKAFHARLKNNPDQGHYLRTGDLGFLYQNELYVCGRIKNMIIIRGQNYYPHDIELAVAHADPLIRKSCVVAYASQFNDEEGVVVVAEVKANADPQFCPELTIKINQMLAQEIHLAAKQILLVPPKSIPKTTSGKLQRIKCKELIEENKITPLFSYCATDDLKENNLPYQKLENQLLSILEETSEDKRPILLQNYLQQLVKEVAHLPNETVIDPERRFLELGLDSIMFIEFKNTLQKLLGDKITLTNEVFFENDHIASLSHYLLEQLQFKKPIAHSFPANNLHQDIHFEGGEHAVLLLYGLSGTPLELMYLARNLNQQGYSIEIPHIDGYAYLKDKNTNVPHEEWIESIAHYFQRMKQKYKTVSVGGLCVGSILSLKLAALFPSQVKSLIILSPSFFYDGWAVPWYSFLSPIIYHTPLKYFFYYKEKAPYGIKNEETRKMIEDEMQENRYSITGGSKISYYRLYEAQRLNKNVKRHLANINCPVLMIHAAEDETASVRNVRFLEKKIQSKTKKKVILTNSYHIVTADNDKDIVVDETINFLRQIVTE, via the coding sequence ATGTCTTCTTCGTTGTATTCATTTCCCACAATTTTCCATCAAATTATTCAGCATAAAAATAAAAATCCTCAAAAAGTTGCCTATCGATTTATCAACAAGGACCGCGAATCGGGTTACATAACCTACGATGAGTTATGTCGCCAGGTATTTTATTTGGGGTACCAAATCCAGCAAAGAACAAACCCCCAAGACCGAGTAATACTTTGTGCGCAACCTGGTTTGGATTTTATTGTGGGCTTTTATGCGTGTCTCGCTACAGGGACGATAGCAGTCCCGTTGATCCCCCCTCTCAATAAAATGATGATGAATCGATTTTTGCATATTATTAACAATGTAGAAGCTCAATTAATTCTATTTGATAAAAAAACGTCCCACATGTTGCGTATCGATCAAAACACCGATCAGTTTATGCCGCATTTATTAAAGCCGCTTCTAAGGGTATCAAGTCTTCATGAACATTTATTGAATCAACTGAAGGATACACGTCTTGATACCTTATTTATTGACCCCTCGCAGGAAGTCAATCCACCATCAGAAATTGCCTATCCCTGTGCAGAAAACGATGTCGCTTTCATTCAATATACTTCCGGATCTACTTCTGATCCCAAAGGTGTTTTAGTCACCCATGCCAATCTTATGGATAACTCCAGCATTATTAAAGAAATGTGTCAAAATTCTGAAAAGAACTCTGAAGATATGATTACCTACTCCTGGCTCCCCCCCTATCATGACATGGGGTTAATTGCGGGAATTATCCAACCAACTTATGCTGGTGGAACCTCTATTATATTACCGACCTTAGATTTTATTCAGCGCCCTGCTCGTTGGGTTGAGGGAATCTCCAAATACCGTTGCAACCTCACCGGGGGACCTAATTTTGCTTATGAGTTATGTGCCTTAAAAACACCTGCAGATTTGCTCAATCAGCTGGATTTAAGTTGTTTGCTTGCCGCTGCCAATGGAGCAGAGCCAATCCACTATAAAACAATGGAACTATTTTATAATACTTTTGCTAAAGCGGGCCTCAAACGAAATGTCTTCTTACCCTGTTATGGCTTAGCTGAGTCGACACTGATGGTATCTGGTAAATCATCTTTGACTGACGATATAACCTTTTCAGTCAATAAGAAAAAATTAAAACATAATCTGATTGAGGCATGTGGGATCGAAACAGAAAAAACGGTTCTTGTAAGTTCCGGAACACCACGAATGCCTTTAAAAATAGTGAATCCCAATGATCAGAACGAATGTGCTTCCTTGGAAATTGGTGAAATTTGGGTACAAAGTCGGTCTGTAGCAAAAGGTTATTACAATAACCCAGATGAAACAGAGAAAGCATTTCATGCTCGTCTCAAAAATAACCCAGATCAAGGGCATTATTTGCGGACAGGTGATCTTGGTTTTTTATATCAGAATGAATTGTATGTCTGTGGGCGAATAAAAAATATGATCATTATTCGTGGCCAAAATTATTATCCCCATGATATTGAATTAGCCGTTGCTCATGCCGATCCCTTGATTCGCAAAAGCTGTGTCGTAGCCTATGCAAGTCAATTTAATGATGAAGAAGGAGTGGTTGTGGTCGCTGAGGTGAAAGCAAATGCTGATCCGCAGTTCTGTCCTGAACTGACCATTAAGATCAATCAAATGCTCGCCCAGGAAATTCATCTTGCAGCAAAACAAATCCTGTTAGTACCTCCCAAATCAATTCCGAAGACCACCAGTGGTAAATTACAGCGAATCAAATGCAAAGAACTCATAGAGGAAAATAAAATTACCCCCTTATTCTCCTATTGTGCAACAGATGATTTAAAAGAAAATAATCTGCCTTATCAGAAATTGGAAAATCAACTGCTGTCCATTCTTGAAGAAACGTCAGAGGATAAACGCCCAATACTTTTGCAAAATTATCTGCAACAGCTCGTTAAAGAGGTGGCGCATTTACCTAACGAGACCGTGATTGATCCAGAGCGTCGTTTTTTGGAACTGGGCCTTGACTCCATAATGTTCATTGAATTTAAAAACACGCTGCAAAAGCTTTTAGGAGATAAGATTACTTTAACGAATGAGGTATTTTTCGAAAACGATCACATTGCATCATTGAGTCATTATCTTTTAGAGCAACTGCAATTTAAAAAACCGATTGCACACTCGTTCCCCGCTAATAATTTGCATCAGGATATCCATTTTGAGGGAGGAGAACACGCCGTCTTATTATTATATGGGCTGAGTGGTACGCCGCTTGAATTAATGTATTTAGCCAGAAATCTCAATCAACAAGGTTATAGCATTGAAATTCCTCATATCGATGGCTATGCCTATCTTAAAGATAAAAACACGAATGTCCCTCATGAAGAATGGATAGAATCAATAGCTCACTATTTTCAGCGCATGAAACAAAAATATAAAACTGTTTCAGTTGGGGGGTTATGCGTTGGTTCTATTCTCAGTCTGAAACTTGCCGCATTGTTTCCCTCACAAGTTAAATCGTTGATCATTCTTTCCCCCTCCTTTTTTTATGATGGTTGGGCCGTGCCCTGGTATTCTTTTTTATCGCCGATTATCTATCACACGCCGCTGAAATATTTTTTTTATTATAAAGAAAAAGCACCCTATGGGATTAAAAATGAAGAAACAAGAAAAATGATCGAAGATGAAATGCAAGAAAACCGATACTCAATTACAGGTGGCTCAAAGATATCCTATTACCGGCTCTATGAGGCACAGCGATTAAACAAAAACGTGAAACGACATTTAGCGAATATCAATTGTCCTGTGCTCATGATCCATGCCGCTGAAGATGAAACAGCAAGTGTTCGTAATGTACGATTTCTAGAAAAAAAGATTCAATCTAAAACTAAGAAGAAAGTCATTTTAACGAACAGTTATCATATTGTTACAGCAGATAACGACAAAGATATAGTCGTTGATGAAACCATTAATTTTCTGAGACAAATTGTAACTGAATGA
- a CDS encoding PD40 domain-containing protein, with amino-acid sequence MRIQLFLFALVYCVVVQAKPMIAFERNGSIWTASLDGSQVQKVTQGYIPEISPDGKYIAYNVMDNSPSGNRYLAIVELASGKVAQLKNMPSANNFNPVWSPDSKKLLFNTFVDSHWHLALINIDGSGYRIIKNTEDEYSPAWAADGNSFLSHDIESIYWMDFEGNLIKKWPLNAIIPHGMMSSGSRIHVSPDGKTLIMDVDMDENIHRKNWDESPPAIWTLELASGKTIRITPKGMLAWSPFWINSETFVFLEQGLKENSPSLHRGSLKNPSESLLLKNVQTPSVSH; translated from the coding sequence ATGAGAATTCAGTTGTTCCTGTTTGCCTTAGTCTATTGTGTCGTTGTTCAAGCAAAACCGATGATTGCTTTTGAACGTAATGGTTCCATTTGGACTGCCTCCCTTGATGGCAGTCAAGTCCAAAAAGTAACCCAGGGTTACATCCCAGAAATTTCTCCTGACGGGAAATATATTGCCTACAATGTAATGGATAATAGCCCATCAGGGAACCGTTACCTGGCTATAGTGGAGCTTGCATCAGGTAAGGTAGCCCAATTGAAAAATATGCCTTCTGCAAATAATTTCAATCCGGTATGGTCGCCTGATAGCAAAAAATTACTGTTCAATACCTTTGTAGACAGTCATTGGCATCTGGCCTTAATCAATATCGATGGCAGTGGTTATCGCATCATCAAGAATACTGAAGATGAATACAGCCCTGCATGGGCTGCAGATGGAAATTCTTTTCTCAGTCATGATATTGAATCAATTTATTGGATGGATTTTGAAGGTAATCTAATAAAAAAATGGCCACTCAATGCAATAATTCCTCACGGCATGATGAGCAGTGGCTCCCGTATTCACGTCTCTCCCGATGGAAAAACGTTGATTATGGACGTAGATATGGATGAAAACATCCACAGGAAAAACTGGGATGAATCTCCGCCGGCCATTTGGACACTTGAGCTTGCCTCAGGGAAGACCATTAGAATTACTCCTAAAGGCATGCTGGCGTGGAGTCCTTTTTGGATTAATTCTGAAACATTTGTTTTTCTGGAACAAGGTTTAAAAGAGAACTCCCCTTCTTTGCATCGTGGGTCGCTAAAAAATCCTTCCGAATCACTCTTATTAAAGAATGTGCAAACGCCCAGCGTTTCACACTAA
- a CDS encoding sugar porter family MFS transporter, protein MNEGVNSFVFFVALIAGFGGFLFGFDSSVIADVKDQVMVQLSLSEWQWSQVVSISLLGCVLGIPFSGLFADKLSRRYLLKTVALGFIFGTLLCALTHDLTLLLMGRFIIGICIGIASYIAPLFIAEIAPPNRRGTLILINGLAITFGQAIAYLIGYFFHDYSVNSWRFLFAMGTIPALVLFIGMHFVPHSPRWLMKKYGIDKALYALKRIRPSGYNVQKEIDEIQRNLNEVQPQFNLLFKPPIIFVLSVGIALGIFQQFSGINAVMYYGPVIFESAGFYPISNAILATFCMGVVNFLFTLLTLFYVDKLGRRFLLLGGTLIAALSLFAVCLLFNMELPSQKFWILGALSIYVMGYCISVGSLFWVLISEIYPVSVRGLAMSIATVVQWGANFVVSISFLAIYQNLGVLTFVLFGALCFAAFFFIYYFVPETTGTSLEKIEKNLLAGKKIRDIGQELSGIKTNEFELVRD, encoded by the coding sequence ATGAATGAAGGAGTTAATTCATTTGTTTTTTTTGTTGCCTTGATTGCCGGATTCGGTGGTTTTTTATTTGGTTTTGATTCCAGTGTGATTGCCGATGTCAAGGATCAGGTCATGGTTCAATTATCTCTCTCAGAATGGCAATGGTCTCAGGTGGTGAGTATCAGTTTACTCGGTTGCGTTTTGGGCATTCCTTTCAGCGGACTCTTTGCGGATAAACTCAGTCGGCGTTATCTGTTAAAAACAGTTGCTTTAGGTTTTATTTTTGGAACACTTCTTTGCGCACTGACGCATGATCTCACCCTTCTATTAATGGGGCGATTCATCATCGGCATTTGTATTGGCATTGCTTCTTATATTGCGCCATTATTTATCGCCGAAATCGCTCCACCTAATCGCAGAGGAACTTTAATATTAATTAATGGCTTAGCGATCACTTTTGGTCAGGCTATCGCCTATTTAATAGGCTATTTTTTTCATGATTACTCTGTAAACAGCTGGCGATTTTTATTTGCCATGGGCACCATTCCTGCCTTGGTTTTATTTATAGGAATGCATTTTGTTCCTCATTCACCGCGTTGGCTCATGAAAAAATATGGCATCGATAAAGCGCTGTATGCCTTAAAACGGATTCGTCCTTCGGGTTATAACGTTCAAAAAGAAATCGATGAAATTCAGCGAAACTTAAATGAAGTTCAGCCCCAATTTAATCTTTTATTTAAGCCGCCCATTATTTTTGTTCTTTCAGTAGGAATCGCTTTGGGAATATTTCAACAATTTTCAGGGATAAATGCGGTAATGTATTACGGGCCGGTGATCTTTGAATCAGCCGGATTTTATCCGATTTCGAATGCTATTTTAGCTACTTTTTGCATGGGGGTTGTTAATTTTTTATTTACATTATTGACACTATTTTATGTCGATAAACTCGGCCGACGTTTCTTATTGTTAGGCGGTACGCTGATTGCGGCACTGAGTCTTTTCGCGGTTTGCTTGTTATTTAATATGGAATTGCCAAGTCAGAAATTTTGGATTTTAGGTGCTTTATCAATCTATGTGATGGGTTATTGCATTAGTGTTGGCTCTTTATTCTGGGTCCTGATCTCTGAAATTTATCCTGTATCGGTCCGTGGTTTAGCGATGAGTATTGCCACGGTAGTGCAATGGGGGGCTAATTTTGTAGTTTCGATATCCTTCTTAGCAATTTACCAAAATTTAGGTGTACTTACTTTTGTTTTATTTGGTGCATTATGTTTTGCGGCGTTCTTCTTTATTTATTATTTTGTACCCGAGACAACGGGAACTTCCTTGGAAAAAATAGAAAAAAATTTGTTGGCAGGTAAGAAAATCAGAGACATAGGTCAAGAATTATCGGGAATAAAAACAAACGAATTTGAATTGGTGAGAGATTAG
- the iolG gene encoding inositol 2-dehydrogenase gives MDSTNQQRTCRIGIIGAGRIGKLHAENIKYHLPQFELQAIADPYLNKAWADKLSIAGQYNQFEEVLAHPNLDAILIASPSNLHVEQIKAVSEAGKAIFCEKPIGLHEEEILGVLKTIQANNTLLQLGFNRRFDPSFSHLQRQVQAGEIGAVHLVKITSRDPVCPTKEYCATSGGLFLDMTIHDFDMARFLTQSEVVEVYATGAVLINPDFEALDDIDTAIIQMRFANGALGVIDNSRQAVYGYDQRIEVFGKEGMLIANNHLKHSVMHYANTVTEQANPEYFFLERYHQAFRAELDSFYNAWLHNSPSPVSGRDGLQALRIAQAAKQSLVTKLPVSLS, from the coding sequence ATGGACAGTACAAATCAACAAAGAACGTGTCGTATAGGAATCATTGGTGCGGGGCGAATCGGTAAATTGCACGCAGAAAATATCAAATATCATTTGCCTCAATTTGAGTTACAAGCGATAGCTGATCCTTATCTGAATAAAGCATGGGCGGATAAATTGTCTATTGCTGGTCAATATAATCAATTTGAGGAAGTGCTTGCGCATCCCAATTTAGATGCCATTTTGATTGCTTCCCCATCGAATTTACATGTGGAACAGATTAAAGCAGTAAGCGAAGCGGGAAAGGCTATTTTCTGTGAAAAACCAATTGGTTTGCATGAAGAAGAAATTTTGGGGGTACTAAAAACAATTCAGGCGAACAATACGTTACTACAACTTGGTTTTAACCGTCGATTTGACCCCAGTTTTTCCCATTTACAAAGACAAGTACAAGCAGGTGAAATTGGTGCAGTGCATCTTGTTAAAATTACTTCTCGCGATCCGGTGTGTCCTACTAAAGAATATTGTGCAACCTCAGGTGGCCTGTTTCTGGATATGACCATCCATGATTTTGATATGGCACGTTTTCTTACTCAATCCGAAGTTGTTGAAGTGTATGCGACAGGTGCTGTGCTGATTAATCCTGATTTTGAAGCATTAGACGATATCGATACAGCAATTATCCAAATGCGTTTTGCTAATGGGGCATTAGGAGTAATTGATAACAGTCGTCAAGCCGTTTATGGATATGATCAACGGATTGAGGTATTTGGCAAGGAAGGAATGTTAATAGCAAATAATCATCTGAAGCATTCCGTGATGCATTACGCCAATACAGTCACAGAGCAAGCGAATCCCGAATACTTTTTTCTGGAACGGTATCATCAAGCTTTTAGGGCAGAATTAGATTCTTTCTATAATGCCTGGCTTCATAACAGTCCAAGTCCGGTTTCTGGAAGGGATGGTTTACAGGCTTTGCGTATCGCACAAGCAGCGAAACAATCTTTAGTGACAAAACTGCCTGTTTCTTTGAGTTGA
- the iolC gene encoding 5-dehydro-2-deoxygluconokinase, translating into MTYPPFYYDVKRPVDLICMGRVAVDLYAEQIGVSLSEAQSFSKYLGGCAGNIAVGVARLGLKCMMFSCVGQDEMGRFLKHELELEGVNTDLLYETEDHLTGLVLLGIKPPNEFPLMFYRTDCADMQIKSGHINKDILHQAKAILITGTGLSTDAMLHTTEEVIQLARHAETAVVLDLDYRPVLWGLTARGNGETRYCSSQKVSKTYQGIVPFCDLIVGTEEEICIAGGSDEVHTALKNIRALTQAPVVLKRGEKGAEVYFAGNSQPLSSKPFPVEVLNVLGAGDGFMAGLLSALLQGGSWELATTHANACGALVVTRHGCAPAIPYKEELDYFIEHFDVKPQIWNSAYLRQLHQKKVTHNPQILIKNPQGFARGANAIVTMDPLSDIGMNFSSLKLDAGQKYLFNERYEFAALLMIGKVVFHYAHQSQHAERYDYFSQEPIVLHCPSGQSASVEALSDCEILLIETKNDASFAPLLFNHGNLLELDNRGKDILEDSSYRIVRTVFDKRNRPESNLVVGEIITFQGRWSSYPSHYHDQPEIYHYRFSEPQGYAFGENGKEILRIENYDTYHIAKGQSHAHCAAPGYALYTLWFIRHLKDNPYMMPTFIKEHEWTRTSKANNRVWKSRYCSEK; encoded by the coding sequence ATGACTTATCCACCATTTTATTATGATGTGAAAAGACCTGTTGATTTAATTTGTATGGGGCGTGTGGCTGTTGACCTGTATGCAGAGCAAATTGGTGTATCGCTCAGTGAGGCACAGAGTTTTAGCAAATATTTAGGCGGTTGCGCCGGAAATATTGCTGTAGGAGTTGCACGTCTTGGGCTGAAGTGCATGATGTTTTCTTGTGTTGGCCAGGATGAGATGGGTCGATTTTTAAAACATGAATTAGAACTTGAGGGGGTCAATACGGATTTATTATATGAAACCGAAGATCATTTGACTGGACTCGTCTTACTGGGCATCAAGCCCCCCAATGAATTCCCCTTAATGTTTTATCGTACTGATTGCGCCGACATGCAAATTAAATCGGGGCACATTAACAAGGACATATTACACCAGGCCAAAGCCATTTTAATCACCGGCACGGGATTATCGACCGATGCCATGTTGCACACTACAGAGGAAGTGATTCAGCTTGCAAGACACGCTGAAACTGCCGTAGTACTCGATCTGGATTATCGTCCTGTACTTTGGGGATTGACCGCGCGCGGGAATGGAGAAACGCGTTACTGCTCGAGTCAGAAAGTAAGTAAAACCTACCAAGGCATCGTGCCTTTTTGTGATTTAATCGTCGGTACTGAAGAGGAAATTTGTATCGCGGGTGGGAGTGATGAGGTTCATACTGCACTTAAGAACATCCGGGCATTGACTCAGGCTCCGGTCGTACTCAAGCGAGGTGAAAAAGGAGCTGAGGTATATTTTGCGGGCAACAGCCAACCTTTATCCTCTAAACCATTTCCTGTTGAAGTCCTTAATGTATTGGGAGCCGGCGATGGATTCATGGCGGGTCTCTTATCTGCGTTGTTACAAGGAGGATCTTGGGAGCTCGCTACGACTCATGCAAATGCCTGTGGCGCTTTAGTCGTTACCCGTCATGGTTGTGCTCCAGCCATACCCTATAAAGAAGAATTAGACTATTTTATTGAACATTTTGATGTGAAGCCGCAGATTTGGAACAGTGCTTATTTGCGCCAATTACATCAAAAGAAAGTGACGCATAATCCACAGATTTTGATTAAAAACCCACAAGGGTTTGCTCGGGGAGCGAATGCAATTGTAACTATGGATCCCCTGTCCGATATCGGTATGAATTTTAGCTCGCTTAAATTAGATGCTGGACAAAAATATTTATTTAATGAGCGGTATGAATTTGCGGCATTATTAATGATTGGAAAAGTCGTATTTCATTATGCACATCAAAGCCAACATGCCGAGCGCTATGATTATTTTTCTCAAGAACCTATTGTTTTACATTGTCCTTCAGGTCAAAGTGCCTCGGTTGAAGCGTTAAGTGATTGTGAGATTTTGTTGATTGAAACTAAGAATGACGCTTCCTTTGCTCCTTTATTATTTAACCACGGGAATCTTTTGGAATTGGATAATCGCGGAAAAGATATTTTGGAGGACAGCTCTTACCGCATTGTGAGGACAGTATTTGATAAGCGCAATAGGCCCGAGTCTAATTTAGTGGTGGGCGAAATCATTACTTTCCAAGGACGATGGTCAAGTTATCCCTCCCATTATCATGACCAACCTGAGATCTATCATTACCGTTTTTCTGAACCGCAAGGTTATGCATTTGGGGAGAATGGGAAAGAGATTTTGCGAATCGAGAATTATGATACCTATCACATTGCAAAGGGTCAGAGTCATGCTCATTGTGCGGCGCCAGGATATGCGCTTTATACTCTTTGGTTTATACGGCATTTAAAGGACAACCCCTATATGATGCCCACATTTATTAAAGAGCATGAATGGACGAGAACCAGTAAAGCGAATAATAGGGTATGGAAGAGCAGGTACTGTTCGGAAAAATAA
- the iolD gene encoding 3D-(3,5/4)-trihydroxycyclohexane-1,2-dione acylhydrolase (decyclizing), giving the protein MKIRLTMAQALLRFLANQYVVMDSKEHQFVAGVFGIFGHGNVTGLGEALEYDNYGLTYYQGHNEQGMAHAATAYAKQKNRLSIFACTSSIGPGATNMITAAATATTNRIPLLLLPGDTFSCRQPDPVLQQLEVAYDYTLSVNDCFKPVSKYWDRIARPEQLMTACLNAMRVLTDPAETGTVTLCLPQDVQSEAYDYEASFFNKRFWHIDREPISERALEEASQLLLKAKKPLIIAGGGVHYSLATEALAQFAADHKIPVAETQAGKSALPASHPMNVGGIGVTGSEVANILAAQADVILVIGSRLQDFTTASKWGFKNEECRIIHLNVSRFDAIKMNGLMLKGDAKTGLEQIGEKLGGYQTSKEYQQGVQHYQNEWQQELKRIGVVPHAEQEGLSQTKVISMLNEMVTEEDVIICAAGSLPGDLHRLWKSKKPKDYHLEYAYSCMGYEVAAGLGVRLAKANNTGEVYVFVGDGSFLMMHSELLTSIQEHQKMTIILFNNHGFQCIRNLQESQGSQGFGNEFRYRVDQTNKLSGEYLPIDFCKYAEGLGAKTFFVDSYEQLAVAMDVARNEKQSTVIVLPILPKTMSNGYQTWWRVGVAEVSNSAAVTNAHQAMREQLKQVREY; this is encoded by the coding sequence ATGAAAATTCGATTAACAATGGCTCAGGCTTTATTACGGTTTTTAGCGAATCAATATGTCGTCATGGATAGTAAAGAACATCAATTTGTCGCAGGGGTATTTGGGATTTTTGGTCATGGTAATGTCACGGGTTTAGGTGAGGCACTTGAATACGATAATTATGGTTTGACTTATTACCAAGGCCATAATGAACAAGGAATGGCTCATGCTGCTACTGCTTATGCAAAACAAAAAAACAGATTAAGTATTTTTGCCTGCACCTCATCTATAGGACCGGGGGCGACTAATATGATTACGGCTGCGGCTACAGCAACTACGAACAGAATTCCTTTGCTGTTGCTTCCAGGCGATACATTCAGCTGCCGACAGCCAGATCCCGTATTACAGCAACTTGAAGTAGCCTACGATTACACCCTATCGGTAAATGATTGCTTCAAACCCGTCAGTAAATATTGGGACCGGATTGCTCGGCCGGAGCAATTAATGACGGCATGCCTCAACGCGATGAGGGTTTTAACTGATCCTGCGGAAACGGGTACAGTCACCCTATGTTTGCCACAAGATGTGCAATCCGAGGCATATGATTATGAGGCCTCTTTTTTTAACAAACGGTTTTGGCATATTGATAGGGAACCCATTAGTGAGCGCGCCCTTGAGGAAGCAAGCCAACTGCTTCTAAAAGCAAAAAAACCACTCATTATTGCAGGGGGCGGGGTGCATTATTCATTGGCTACCGAGGCTTTAGCGCAATTTGCAGCAGATCACAAAATTCCAGTCGCGGAAACCCAGGCTGGAAAAAGTGCCTTGCCAGCGAGTCATCCCATGAATGTGGGGGGAATAGGCGTCACTGGCTCGGAAGTAGCGAATATTCTTGCTGCGCAAGCGGACGTTATTTTAGTGATTGGCTCACGGCTACAAGATTTTACTACCGCATCCAAATGGGGTTTTAAAAATGAAGAATGCCGTATCATTCATCTGAATGTTTCTCGTTTTGATGCGATCAAAATGAATGGTTTGATGTTGAAGGGCGATGCGAAAACAGGTTTAGAGCAAATAGGGGAAAAACTGGGGGGGTATCAAACATCTAAAGAATATCAGCAAGGGGTACAACACTATCAGAATGAATGGCAACAGGAATTAAAGCGTATCGGTGTGGTGCCCCATGCTGAGCAAGAGGGGTTATCACAAACCAAAGTGATTAGTATGTTAAACGAGATGGTAACGGAAGAGGATGTCATTATCTGTGCTGCAGGCAGCTTGCCTGGTGACTTGCATCGGCTTTGGAAATCCAAAAAGCCCAAAGATTATCATCTGGAATATGCTTATTCCTGCATGGGTTATGAAGTCGCTGCAGGTTTAGGCGTGCGGTTAGCAAAAGCAAACAATACGGGTGAGGTGTATGTGTTCGTAGGTGATGGCAGTTTTTTGATGATGCATTCTGAGTTGCTTACCAGCATTCAAGAACATCAAAAAATGACGATCATTCTTTTTAATAATCATGGTTTTCAATGCATTAGAAATTTACAGGAAAGTCAGGGCAGTCAAGGTTTTGGTAATGAGTTTCGCTATCGAGTCGATCAAACTAATAAACTGTCCGGGGAATATTTACCGATTGATTTTTGTAAGTACGCCGAAGGGTTAGGGGCGAAAACTTTTTTTGTAGATTCTTACGAGCAATTGGCTGTGGCTATGGATGTGGCACGTAATGAAAAACAGTCGACAGTGATCGTCTTACCCATATTACCTAAAACAATGAGTAATGGTTATCAAACCTGGTGGCGTGTAGGCGTTGCCGAGGTATCTAATTCAGCAGCAGTAACCAATGCGCATCAGGCAATGCGCGAACAGTTGAAACAAGTAAGAGAATATTAA
- the iolE gene encoding myo-inosose-2 dehydratase, with translation MHIKLGIAPINWCNDDDPELGKEISFAQCIKEMSEAGYVGTELGNKYPRDVSILKKALTERGLQLSSAWFSTFFTEPGQYEPTLSRFMDHLSFMRAMGASFINVCECGHAIQGTELPILSPHKPELSAEQWEQLIQGLHAMGRIAHDFNMHLVYHYHAGTGVFYEHEIDYLMENTSPQLISLLLDTGHAAFADIDSLSLINKYHERILYVHLKDIRADVLNKVKHEHMNFMDAVRAGVFTVPGDGALEFAPIFKMMQKYQYSGWMIVEAEQDPAKAPPLQYAKKAFDFLQPYM, from the coding sequence ATGCACATCAAACTGGGAATTGCACCAATTAATTGGTGCAATGATGATGATCCTGAATTAGGTAAAGAGATTAGTTTTGCACAATGCATTAAGGAAATGTCAGAAGCGGGTTATGTGGGTACCGAATTAGGGAATAAATACCCACGCGATGTGTCCATTTTAAAAAAAGCATTGACTGAGCGTGGATTACAATTGTCCAGTGCGTGGTTTAGCACTTTTTTTACTGAGCCAGGACAATATGAACCCACCTTATCACGTTTTATGGACCATTTAAGTTTTATGAGAGCGATGGGCGCATCGTTTATCAATGTATGCGAATGTGGGCATGCGATTCAAGGAACAGAACTTCCTATCCTAAGCCCCCATAAACCTGAATTGAGTGCGGAGCAGTGGGAACAGCTGATTCAAGGATTACATGCTATGGGTCGTATTGCCCATGATTTTAATATGCACCTTGTTTATCACTATCATGCAGGAACAGGCGTTTTTTATGAGCATGAAATCGATTATTTAATGGAAAATACCAGCCCGCAATTGATTTCGTTATTACTGGATACCGGACATGCGGCATTTGCTGATATCGATTCCCTCTCGCTAATCAATAAATACCATGAGCGTATTTTATATGTTCATTTGAAGGATATTCGCGCGGACGTGCTGAACAAAGTGAAGCACGAACACATGAACTTTATGGATGCCGTACGTGCAGGCGTATTCACCGTTCCAGGCGATGGAGCTCTTGAATTTGCTCCTATTTTTAAAATGATGCAAAAGTACCAATATTCTGGTTGGATGATTGTGGAGGCAGAGCAAGATCCCGCTAAAGCGCCCCCCCTTCAGTATGCTAAAAAAGCTTTTGATTTTTTGCAGCCGTATATGTAG